A stretch of DNA from Deltaproteobacteria bacterium:
CCAGGATGTGTTCGGGGTGGCGCAAGGCGTCGATAATCTGGAATTCCTTGAGACATTTAGAATTTTTGAGAAATGTCAAAACAGGCCGTTCGACGATGAGATCATCCAGATCCAGGTCCAGCAGCTCGGACACGGAAATGCGGTCGATGAATTTCAGGTCTTCGATATGTGCCGCCTTTTTGGGATCGTCGCTGTACAAGCCGCGTTCGTCCTTCAGATAGATCAGAGAGCGCGCCCCGATGTTTTCCGCCAGCAAAAAGGCGCCACTGTCGGTCCGGTGCGGCGGGATGGAGCCGATTTCGGCCGGGTGCTCGAAAAAACCGTACGGCGGGATACCCGTGGTGATGGGCAGATACCCCTCGCGGCAAAACATGGTCAGCTGCTCCAGATGATCTCCGTGGCCAATGCGCACGCCGCCATGCTTGGCCAGAAGCACGGACAGCATCTCGGCGTTCTGCGAGGAGACCTTGTCGCCCAGCTTGGACAAAACCCCGGTCGGCATGCCGAGATCCACGCCGATGTTATAGACGTGCCGGGCCCGTGTGCCGCCGCCGGTCATGAGCAAGATCTTGAACTCCTCCTTGGCCTTGAGCAGGACATCAATGATGGGAAACAACGCCTTGGAACCGCGATCCATGATGGACTGCCCGCCAATCTTGAGAACGTTCACATCCGGGTGCATCCGAAAATAGTCGTCGGATTCGGTCTTCCGCAGAAATTGTCTGCTGACCAGGGATTCACCCATGAGCGGGGTGTCGATGTGCAAGCGGCCGGCCTCGTTTTTTTCCTTGATCAGTGAATTTCCCATGTTTTCCTCCGGTGGACGCGGAATCGCCGCGCCCGTGTTGTCGTTTGCCGCGGTCGACGATCAGATATCGAAAAGATCGTTCTTGAGCAGCGCGTGCAGCCCCATGCCAGCCAGATAACCCAGAGCCAGATTGGATGCCAGGGTTATCCCCAAAATGGCCATGCAGACAAAAAATTCCTTGCGGCCGGTGACATCCTGAACCGTCATGGCCAGTTGCGCGCCAGCGAAAACAAGCAGTGCCCCCAACACGGACAGGGGGAGCAGCTGGGCCACGGCCAGGGCCTCCGGGCCAAAAACCACCGCCACGATGATAAAAAGACCTCCAATGAACACGTTGGAGCCGGCCGTGCGCGCTCCGAAGCGGTAATGCGCCGCCAGGCCTCCCGCGCCGTGGCACATGGGAATGCCGCCCAGGAAAAAGCTGGCCACATTGGCCAGCCCCATGCTGACGCACAAGGCCTTGCCCGTGGTCCGCTTCGCGCCATCGCCAAAATACTCCCGGGCCAGATCCTCGTTGGCCAAAACCGCGTTGCCCAGGGTCATGGGCAGCTGGGGCATGGCCAGGACAAAGAGCGCGGTCGAAAAGGAGGCCCAGCCAGGAAAACCATCCGGCAAAAAATCCGGCGCATGCACGCCAGCCACGCCAAGTTCCACGCCATCGCCCAACACCAGCCCCATGACAAACCCAAAGCCCACGACCACGGACGCCGCTGGAAAACGACGGCTGTTGATCAAAAACAGGGTCAGGAGCACGGCAATGGCCCCAAAAATCCAACTCAGCTCCACCCCGCCCACGCTCGACACGGTCAAGAACGGTTCGCTCGATCTGGCCGCGACCTGGGTCGTGCTGGTGCCCAGGATCAGACGCGCGCCCTGGGCCATGAGCAGCACGCCCGTGGACAGCTGCACGCCCCGGATAATAACCCTGGGCACGAACCGGGCGAGCCGCTTCATGGCCCCGCTCAGCCCGATGGCCAAGAGCAGGACGCCGACCCACAGGCTGGACGCGTGGATGATCTCCGGCGCCAGTCCCATGGCCACGCCATAGGACCCGATAACCTTCATGGGCTGAACCGGCGTGGTCACCCCAAAGTACATGCCAGCGGCGATGTAATAGAGGCCGATGGCCAGAAACACCCCTTCGGGAGGAAGATCGTTGACCAGGATCATGCCCACGGCGATGGGCAACAGCACCCCCAGATCACCGAGGGAACCCGCGATTTCCATCCGGTTGAGACGAAATGGCATGCTCCGACTCCAGTTCTAAAAAACACGTTTCATAAAATTATCGTGTTAGTAACTTGCGCGCAAACCGAGCCCCTGTCAAGAAAAACGCCCCGACAGCGGGGCGTTTTCCGTGATGGACACATCCGGCGAGATGGATTTTCAGGCCGCCACCACCTCGTCGTCACGGGGTCCGACGCCGGCGCGGTAGTCGTCCAAAACCCGCAGCAACCCGCTCTTGCGGATGGGCTTGGCGAGATATCCGCTGCATCCGGCGGCCATGATGGCCTCCTTTTGCTCGACAAAGGAATGGGCGGTCATGGCCACGATATGCGCCGGCTCGAACCCCTGTTCCCTTTCCCAGGCGCGGATGGCGCGGGTGGCCGCCATGCCGTCCATGACCGGCATTTCCATGTCCATCAGGATCAGATCATAGGGCTGGTCCTGAACCAAACGCAGTCCCTCGCTTCCGTCCTTGGCCAGGGTCAGGTCGATGTCCTGGCCCCGCAGAAAGAGTTCCACCACGCGGCGGTTGGCTTCGACATCATCGACCACCAACACGCGCGGCGGCGCATCCGACCGCC
This window harbors:
- a CDS encoding uridine kinase produces the protein MGNSLIKEKNEAGRLHIDTPLMGESLVSRQFLRKTESDDYFRMHPDVNVLKIGGQSIMDRGSKALFPIIDVLLKAKEEFKILLMTGGGTRARHVYNIGVDLGMPTGVLSKLGDKVSSQNAEMLSVLLAKHGGVRIGHGDHLEQLTMFCREGYLPITTGIPPYGFFEHPAEIGSIPPHRTDSGAFLLAENIGARSLIYLKDERGLYSDDPKKAAHIEDLKFIDRISVSELLDLDLDDLIVERPVLTFLKNSKCLKEFQIIDALRHPEHILAALRGEHVGTIVYKD
- a CDS encoding sulfate permease, which gives rise to MPFRLNRMEIAGSLGDLGVLLPIAVGMILVNDLPPEGVFLAIGLYYIAAGMYFGVTTPVQPMKVIGSYGVAMGLAPEIIHASSLWVGVLLLAIGLSGAMKRLARFVPRVIIRGVQLSTGVLLMAQGARLILGTSTTQVAARSSEPFLTVSSVGGVELSWIFGAIAVLLTLFLINSRRFPAASVVVGFGFVMGLVLGDGVELGVAGVHAPDFLPDGFPGWASFSTALFVLAMPQLPMTLGNAVLANEDLAREYFGDGAKRTTGKALCVSMGLANVASFFLGGIPMCHGAGGLAAHYRFGARTAGSNVFIGGLFIIVAVVFGPEALAVAQLLPLSVLGALLVFAGAQLAMTVQDVTGRKEFFVCMAILGITLASNLALGYLAGMGLHALLKNDLFDI